The following coding sequences lie in one Oncorhynchus kisutch isolate 150728-3 linkage group LG3, Okis_V2, whole genome shotgun sequence genomic window:
- the irx3a gene encoding iroquois-class homeodomain protein irx-3 has translation MSFPQLGYQYIRPIYPPERQGISNARAGTELSPSGALSNVLSTMYGSPFAAAAQGYGAFLPYSNDISIFNQLGAQYELKDSPGVQGHPGFAHHHPAFYPYGQYQFGDPSRPKNATRESTSTLKAWLSEHRKNPYPTKGEKIMLAIITKMTLTQVSTWFANARRRLKKENKMTWTPRSRTDEEGNVYNSDHEEGEEGDKREDEEEIDLENIDTENIENKDDLDDQDDLHADLKLDGRSDSEISDGYEDLQGPDQRFLKAVVKEGKDIHVDRGEHFHHHHHSFEIKASQPNGEQVKLNPVSINSPPSENNAAPAQKPKIWSLAETATTPDNPRKSPQMNGSNTVGPAAQTIISPHHRLISCPVGKIQNWTNRAFSAHQLALLNSNHYLGLANQASANGLALYSRQQHQHTQDKSHSSDTAVTERSSALEAEKKLLKTAFHPVHRRPQNQLEAAMVLSALASS, from the exons ATGTCTTTCCCGCAGCTGGGATATCAGTACATCCGACCGATATACCCACCGGAGCGCCAGGGTATCAGCAATGCCCGAGCCGGGACGGAGTTGAGCCCGTCCGGGGCACTCTCAAACGTTCTCTCAACTATGTATGGATCACCTTTCGCCGCAGCAGCACAGGGCTATGGAGCATTTCTGCCCTATTCAAACGATATATCAATTTTCAATCAATTG GGTGCTCAGTATGAGTTGAAAGACAGTCCAGGCGTACAAGGACACCCAGGATTTGCCCACCATCACCCAGCGTTTTACCCATATGGCCAGTATCAGTTTGGTGACCCGTCCAGACCCAAAAATGCGACCAGGGAGAGCACGAGCACACTGAAGGCCTGGCTAAGCGAGCATCGTAAGAACCCCTACCCCACCAAGGGGGAGAAGATCATGCTGGCCATCATCACCAAAATGACCCTCACCCAAGTTTCCACCTGGTTCGCCAACGCCAGGAGGAGGCTAAAGAAGGAGAACAAGATGACCTGGACTCCCCGGAGCCGCACAGACGAAGAGGGAAATGTTTACAACAGTGATcacgaggagggagaggaaggggacaagagggaggatgaggaagagattGATTTAGAAAATATCGACACGGAAAATATCGAGAATAAGGACGACTTGGATGATCAGGATGACCTACACGCTGATTTAAAATTAGATGGTAGAAGCGACTCTGAGATTTCAGACGGCTATGAGGATTTACAAGGGCCCGATCAGAGATTTCTGAAGGCCGTAGTGAAGGAGGGCAAAGACATTCACGTGGACCGGGGCGAGCacttccaccaccaccatcactctTTTGAAATTAAAGCCTCACAACCGAATGGCGAACAAGTGAAACTGAATCCTGTGTCCATCAACTCGCCCCCATCAGAAAATAACGCGGCCCCGGCCCAAAAGCCAAAGATTTGGTCTTTGGCGGAGACAGCAACAACTCCTGACAATCCCCGCAAATCTCCACAAATGAATGGCAGCAACACAGTTGGGCCCGCCGCCCAGACCATAATCAGCCCTCACCACAGACTCAtctcttgtcctgttggaaaaatcCAGAACTGGACAAACAGAGCTTTTTCTGCCCACCAGCTCGCATTACTGAACTCTAACCATTACCTTGGACTGGCGAACCAGGCTTCGGCTAACGGGCTCGCCCTCTACAGCAGGCAGCAACACCAACACACGCAGGACAAGAGTCATAGCTCAGACACAGCCGTCACAG AGAGATCTAGTGCCTTGGAAGCAGAGAAAAAGTTGTTAAAAACAGCCTTCCACCCAGTTCATAGACG GCCTCAGAATCAACTCGAAGCAGCCATGGTTCTGTCAGCTCTCGCCTCCTCCTAG